A single window of Salvia splendens isolate huo1 chromosome 6, SspV2, whole genome shotgun sequence DNA harbors:
- the LOC121809874 gene encoding WD repeat-containing protein PCN-like isoform X1: MLKVHRINSVEWTPSPVVALATSADSSQVAAARADGSLEIWLVSPGSVGWHCQLTIHGDPNSRVSSLVWCQSGPRGGPLGRLLSSSIDGSISEWDLFDLRQMTVLDSIGFSIWQIAAEPCNHLCPNERQEAKTYQNGQTSTSITGDIDDEENSESEDEDDNKRAELVHEQIDTESTRLAIACDDGCVRIYRVSDAEELIYNRTLPRVSGRTLSVTWSSDGSRIYSGSSDGFIRCWDAKLSQEIYRITVGHGYLGGDNDLCIWSLIALRCGTIASGDSTGCVKFWDGQFGTLLQAHSNHKGDVNALAAAPSHNRVFSAGSDGQIILYKLSTEAVDSGDEKFVPAVKKWVYVGYVRSHTHDVRALTLAVPIIHEDLPSDEKVKRLRGPDKPLDFSYHKWAHLGVPMLISAGDDTKLFAYSVKEFTKFSPHDICPAPQRMPMQLVIKTLFNQTPLLLVQSANFLDIFCVRLQNGGVTDISPSSSGGSARTDLVARIKCKVSRKIICSTISSSGELVAYSDHIKPNLFYLKRIKSGTGWSVDKRKLPQGLPFAHFMVFSSDSSKLILAGQDRRIYVVDVGSEDLLHAFTPCRKENVDGLSPSEPPITKMFTSNDGQWLAAVNCYGDVYIFNLETLRQHWFISRLDGTAVTAGGFTPKNSNILIISTSSNQVYALDVEAKQLGEWSMRHTFSLPSRYQEFPGEVIGLSFHPSSTSSSVIVYSPRAMCLIDFGMPVDRDDDTDLTNGLVSTTRKAHSNGVSKRKRQGSENKHGGRKNFEFCAFRDPVLFVEHLSKNSLLVIDKPWTQVVGTFDAQPVHRHIFGT; this comes from the exons TGTAGCTCTAGCTACCAGCGCTGATAGCTCACAGGTCGCCGCCGCTCGTGCCGACGGCTCGCTCGAGATTTGGCTTGTCTCTCCGGGTTCCGTCGGCTGGCACTGTCAGCTC ACAATACACGGGGACCCTAATTCTAGAGTGTCTTCGCTGGTTTGGTGTCAGTCCGGGCCGAGGGGTGGACCGTTGGGCCGATTGCTGTCTTCCAGCATTGACGGGTCCATTTCCGAGTGGGATTTGTTCGATTTGAGACAAATG ACAGTTCTAGATTCTATTGGTTTCTCGATTTGGCAAATTGCTGCAGAGCCATGCAATCATTTGTGTCCGAATGAGAGACAGGAAGCAAAAACTTATCAGAATGGTCAGACTAGCACTTCAATTACCGGTGACATTGATGATGAGGAGAATAGTGAaagtgaagatgaagatgataataaaCGTGCCGAGCTGGTTCATGAGCAAATTGACACTGAAAGTACCCGGCTAGCAATTGCCTGTGACGATGGTTGTGTCCGGATCTATCGTGTTTCTGATGCGGAAGAACTTATTTATAATAGAACGTTGCCTAGGGTCAGTG GGCGCACACTTAGTGTAACCTGGAGTTCAGATGGAAGTAGGATTTATTCAGGGAGTAGCGACGG gTTCATAAGGTGTTGGGATGCTAAGTTGTCTCAGGAGATATACAGAATAACTGTTGGTCATGGATATCTGGGTGGTGATAATGATCTTTGCATATGGTCATTAATTGCATTAAG GTGTGGGACAATAGCCAGTGGGGATAGTACTGGTTGTGTGAAGTTCTGGGATGGTCAGTTTGGAACACTTTTGCAGGCACATTCAAATCACAAAGGTGATGTAAATGCTTTAGCTGCAGCTCCCAGCCATAACAGAGTATTTTCTGCTGGTTCAGATGGTCAG ATCATACTTTATAAACTTTCTACTGAGGCTGTTGATTCTGGAGATGAAAAATTTGTCCCAGCTGTCAAGAAATGGGTCTATGTTGGCTATGTGAGATCTCATACTCATGATGTAAGGGCATTGACCTTAGCTGTACCTATCATCCATGAAG ATCTTCCTTCTGATGAAAAAGTTAAGAGGTTGCGAGGTCCGGACAAGCCCCTTGATTTCAGTTACCATAAATGGGCTCATTTGGGTGTGCCAATGCTCATCTCGGCAGGCGACGACACTAAACTTTTTGCATATTCTGTAAAGGAATTTACTAAGTTTTCTCCTCATGACATATGCCCTGCACCACAGAGAATGCCAATGCAACTTGTTATTAAAACACTTTTCAATCAGACACCTTTACTTTTGGTTCAGTCTGCAAATTTCTTAGACATCTTTTGTGTGCGACTGCAAAATGGTGGTGTAACTGATATTAGTCCTAGCTCATCTGGTGGGTCTGCACGTACTGATTTAGTGGCCAGAATTAAATGCAAGGTTTCTCGGAAGATCATCTGCAGTACAATATCTTCATCAGGAGAACTAGTTGCCTACTCAGATCACATAAAacctaatttattttatttgaaaagaaTCAAATCAGGCACAGGCTGGTCTGTAGATAAAAGGAAGCTCCCTCAGGGATTGCCATTTGCCCATTTCATGGTTTTCAGCTCCGACTCttcaaaattaatactagctgGGCAGGACAGAAGGatatat GTCGTAGATGTTGGAAGCGAGGATCTCCTCCATGCTTTTACTCCTTGCCGGAAAGAGAATGTAGATGGTCTATCGCCTAGCGAACCTCCCATTACAAAAATGTTCACAAGCAATGATGGCCAGTGGTTAGCTGCTGTCAACTGCTATGGAGACGTCTATATTTTCAATCTTGAGACACTGAG GCAACACTGGTTCATATCAAGACTGGATGGAACTGCAGTTACTGCTGGTGGCTTTACTCCTAAAAATAGCAACATTCTTATAATCTCCACCTCTTCAAATCAGGTTTACGCATTAGATGTGGAGGCTAAACAATTGGGGGAGTGGTCCATGCGTCACACATTTTCTCTGCCAAGTAGATACCAAGAATTTCCTGGAGAAGTTATTGGTCTTTCGTTCCACCCATCCTCAACTTCATCTTCTGTCATTGTCTATAGTCCCAG GGCGATGTGCCTGATCGATTTTGGGATGCCTGTCGACAGGGATGATGACACAGACTTGACAAATGGTCTGGTTTCAACAACAAGAAAGGCACATAGCAATGGAGTGAGCAAGCGGAAACGACAGGGTTCAGAAAATAAACATGGCGGTAGAAAGAACTTTGAGTTTTGTGCATTCAGAGATCctgttttatttgttgagcatCTATCGAAAAACTCTCTCTTGGTCATAGACAAGCCATGGACGCAAGTTGTTGGCACATTCGATGCCCAGCCTGTCCACAGACATATTTTTGGAACATAA
- the LOC121809874 gene encoding WD repeat-containing protein PCN-like isoform X2, with translation MLKVHRINSVEWTPSPVVALATSADSSQVAAARADGSLEIWLVSPGSVGWHCQLTIHGDPNSRVSSLVWCQSGPRGGPLGRLLSSSIDGSISEWDLFDLRQMTVLDSIGFSIWQIAAEPCNHLCPNERQEAKTYQNGQTSTSITGDIDDEENSESEDEDDNKRAELVHEQIDTESTRLAIACDDGCVRIYRVSDAEELIYNRTLPRVSGRTLSVTWSSDGSRIYSGSSDGFIRCWDAKLSQEIYRITVGHGYLGGDNDLCIWSLIALRCGTIASGDSTGCVKFWDGQFGTLLQAHSNHKGDVNALAAAPSHNRVFSAGSDGQIILYKLSTEAVDSGDEKFVPAVKKWVYVGYVRSHTHDVRALTLAVPIIHEDLPSDEKVKRLRGPDKPLDFSYHKWAHLGVPMLISAGDDTKLFAYSVKEFTKFSPHDICPAPQRMPMQLVIKTLFNQTPLLLVQSANFLDIFCVRLQNGGVTDISPSSSGGSARTDLVARIKCKVSRKIICSTISSSGELVAYSDHIKPNLFYLKRIKSGTGWSVDKRKLPQGLPFAHFMVFSSDSSKLILAGQDRRIYVVDVGSEDLLHAFTPCRKENVDGLSPSEPPITKMFTSNDGQWLAAVNCYGDVYIFNLETLRQHWFISRLDGTAVTAGGFTPKNSNILIISTSSNQVYALDVEAKQLGEWSMRHTFSLPSRYQEFPGEVIGLSFHPSSTSSSVIVYSPRDDDTDLTNGLVSTTRKAHSNGVSKRKRQGSENKHGGRKNFEFCAFRDPVLFVEHLSKNSLLVIDKPWTQVVGTFDAQPVHRHIFGT, from the exons TGTAGCTCTAGCTACCAGCGCTGATAGCTCACAGGTCGCCGCCGCTCGTGCCGACGGCTCGCTCGAGATTTGGCTTGTCTCTCCGGGTTCCGTCGGCTGGCACTGTCAGCTC ACAATACACGGGGACCCTAATTCTAGAGTGTCTTCGCTGGTTTGGTGTCAGTCCGGGCCGAGGGGTGGACCGTTGGGCCGATTGCTGTCTTCCAGCATTGACGGGTCCATTTCCGAGTGGGATTTGTTCGATTTGAGACAAATG ACAGTTCTAGATTCTATTGGTTTCTCGATTTGGCAAATTGCTGCAGAGCCATGCAATCATTTGTGTCCGAATGAGAGACAGGAAGCAAAAACTTATCAGAATGGTCAGACTAGCACTTCAATTACCGGTGACATTGATGATGAGGAGAATAGTGAaagtgaagatgaagatgataataaaCGTGCCGAGCTGGTTCATGAGCAAATTGACACTGAAAGTACCCGGCTAGCAATTGCCTGTGACGATGGTTGTGTCCGGATCTATCGTGTTTCTGATGCGGAAGAACTTATTTATAATAGAACGTTGCCTAGGGTCAGTG GGCGCACACTTAGTGTAACCTGGAGTTCAGATGGAAGTAGGATTTATTCAGGGAGTAGCGACGG gTTCATAAGGTGTTGGGATGCTAAGTTGTCTCAGGAGATATACAGAATAACTGTTGGTCATGGATATCTGGGTGGTGATAATGATCTTTGCATATGGTCATTAATTGCATTAAG GTGTGGGACAATAGCCAGTGGGGATAGTACTGGTTGTGTGAAGTTCTGGGATGGTCAGTTTGGAACACTTTTGCAGGCACATTCAAATCACAAAGGTGATGTAAATGCTTTAGCTGCAGCTCCCAGCCATAACAGAGTATTTTCTGCTGGTTCAGATGGTCAG ATCATACTTTATAAACTTTCTACTGAGGCTGTTGATTCTGGAGATGAAAAATTTGTCCCAGCTGTCAAGAAATGGGTCTATGTTGGCTATGTGAGATCTCATACTCATGATGTAAGGGCATTGACCTTAGCTGTACCTATCATCCATGAAG ATCTTCCTTCTGATGAAAAAGTTAAGAGGTTGCGAGGTCCGGACAAGCCCCTTGATTTCAGTTACCATAAATGGGCTCATTTGGGTGTGCCAATGCTCATCTCGGCAGGCGACGACACTAAACTTTTTGCATATTCTGTAAAGGAATTTACTAAGTTTTCTCCTCATGACATATGCCCTGCACCACAGAGAATGCCAATGCAACTTGTTATTAAAACACTTTTCAATCAGACACCTTTACTTTTGGTTCAGTCTGCAAATTTCTTAGACATCTTTTGTGTGCGACTGCAAAATGGTGGTGTAACTGATATTAGTCCTAGCTCATCTGGTGGGTCTGCACGTACTGATTTAGTGGCCAGAATTAAATGCAAGGTTTCTCGGAAGATCATCTGCAGTACAATATCTTCATCAGGAGAACTAGTTGCCTACTCAGATCACATAAAacctaatttattttatttgaaaagaaTCAAATCAGGCACAGGCTGGTCTGTAGATAAAAGGAAGCTCCCTCAGGGATTGCCATTTGCCCATTTCATGGTTTTCAGCTCCGACTCttcaaaattaatactagctgGGCAGGACAGAAGGatatat GTCGTAGATGTTGGAAGCGAGGATCTCCTCCATGCTTTTACTCCTTGCCGGAAAGAGAATGTAGATGGTCTATCGCCTAGCGAACCTCCCATTACAAAAATGTTCACAAGCAATGATGGCCAGTGGTTAGCTGCTGTCAACTGCTATGGAGACGTCTATATTTTCAATCTTGAGACACTGAG GCAACACTGGTTCATATCAAGACTGGATGGAACTGCAGTTACTGCTGGTGGCTTTACTCCTAAAAATAGCAACATTCTTATAATCTCCACCTCTTCAAATCAGGTTTACGCATTAGATGTGGAGGCTAAACAATTGGGGGAGTGGTCCATGCGTCACACATTTTCTCTGCCAAGTAGATACCAAGAATTTCCTGGAGAAGTTATTGGTCTTTCGTTCCACCCATCCTCAACTTCATCTTCTGTCATTGTCTATAGTCCCAG GGATGATGACACAGACTTGACAAATGGTCTGGTTTCAACAACAAGAAAGGCACATAGCAATGGAGTGAGCAAGCGGAAACGACAGGGTTCAGAAAATAAACATGGCGGTAGAAAGAACTTTGAGTTTTGTGCATTCAGAGATCctgttttatttgttgagcatCTATCGAAAAACTCTCTCTTGGTCATAGACAAGCCATGGACGCAAGTTGTTGGCACATTCGATGCCCAGCCTGTCCACAGACATATTTTTGGAACATAA